A region from the Osmerus eperlanus chromosome 11, fOsmEpe2.1, whole genome shotgun sequence genome encodes:
- the LOC134028670 gene encoding eukaryotic translation initiation factor 4 gamma 1-like isoform X8: MGNRASQRSSQAGAYYPAQPQFTPPVAPPPVIMNPAPQQQQAPPPQPMQSKRERKQIRIRDPNQGGRDITEEIMSGGRTGSTPTPPHVFDDPAQIPDDSVLTQANGESAAPAPVVIRPDDRGVPTPPPPSKTPEPVKSEPAPEIIPPSRAVSAPAPSLPLEVPPTPLADTTAPALANPPPSSQVSDVMDAPPPWEPSPTPLDPSVPAYPAPLPTRLSKTPVVEVKEEEVKQLKQEAMASAKPVRQAPPSALPSSTNGVPAQPKEAELAVLSISIPSAPQVEAPLESPIAQPEELRLPNGLPLPLPQDPERPCRVLTERHASPIAEPQVDHTVDAPVVAAPGVAAPVVAAPVVAAPVVAAPVAAAPVAAAPVAAAPVAAAPVAAAPVAAAPVAAAPVAAAPVAAAPVAAAPVAAAPVAAAPVAVTPVAAAPVAVVVESTVPPVLVDTVISAVLETVALVDTVSSVLAAPEDPETTAAVAPPPAADDREDTPPPHILAPAGDSSMQASAVYVPKKKRKMKELNKKETVGDLLDAFTEDQVVESPSEVEKALPLPASAPEAEEAKTPASAAPPAADEVDETWEEKEDKLDAENIKPKQGELKYQYKGEHWKPIDPEDKKRYDREFLLRFQNCTASLSKPEGLPHISDVVLDKANKTPLRQLDPSRLPGMNCGPDFTPSFLGNLGRPGMGGGGGGGGRGGGGGGGRGPPSGMGGPRGSHQGQRKEPRKIITSMSLNNDVQLNKAEKAWKPGVKKAAGRGGPPADEENDPEELKTQELFKRVRSVLNKLTPQMFQQLMKQVQEMTIDTEDRLKGVIDLIFEKAISEPNFSVAYANMCRCLMGLKVPTTDKPGTTVNFRKLLLNRCQKEFEKDQDDDEIFEKKQQELDAAASEEKQRLKAELEEAKDKARRRSLGNIKFIGELFKLKMLTEAIMHDCIVKLLKNHDEESLECLSRLLSTIGKDLDFEKAKPRMDQYFNQMEKIIKEKKTSSRIRFMLQDLLDLRRNTWVPRRGDQGPKTIDQIHKEAEQEEHREQIKVQQQFFAKTDNRGGGGGGGGGGGGGGGGGGGGGGRGGQGGRGSQHTPRGRENQPQDEGWNTVPITTKNRPIDTSRLSKITKPGALDFNNQLLAPGGKGMWGSWGKGSSGGTGAKPAGEPVPGGQESGGRPAASNRFSALQQAASSGLSSDADRRVPQRNSSSRERYDRAPERLDRGYDRRDDRGERDRNRPQVTKRSFSRETEGRSGDREQRGGGGGADPVRRVASMTDERGSRERARSKESVKRESTPTPPPAQTKPALSEEELDKKSTAIIEEYLHINDMKEALQCVQEMNSGQLLFVFVRNGIESTLERSPLVREHMGLLLHQLIKAGALTSQQYYKGLVEILEVAEDMAIDIPHIWLYLAELITPMLHEGGIPMGPLFRELAKSLTPQGMAGGLLVQILQLLCKAMSHKKVGAMWREAGLNWKDFLPEDEDVNKFVTDMDVEFTLGEEVERSSLKGLSLEELAVQLDRLIQDRADNQRIFDWVEANLDDQQLSSNVIVRALMTSVCQSAIICETPYKVDAAQLGQRAKLLQKYLSDEQKELQALYALQALLVEMEQPANLLRMFFDTLYDEDVIKEEAFYKWESSKDPAEQQGKGVALKSVTAFFTWLREAEDESDNS; the protein is encoded by the exons ATGGGAAACCGTGCGTCTCAGCGGAGCAGCCAGG caggGGCATACTACCCGGCGCAGCCCCAGTTCACACCCCCCGTGGCCCCGCCTCCTGTCATCATGAACCCtgccccccagcagcagcaggccccGCCACCTCAGCCCATGCAGTCCAAAAGAGAACGCAAACAG atcAGAATACGTGACCCTAACCAGGGTGGTCGAGACATCACCGAGGAGATCATGTCAGGTGGTCGTACTGGCTCCACCCCGACACCACCGCACGTCTTTGACGACCCTGCCCag ATACCAGATGACTCGGTGCTAACCCAGGCCAACGGTGAGAGTGCAGCACCTGCGCCTGTGGTGATCAGACCAG ATGACAGAGGTGTCCCGACGCCCCCACCCCCGTCGAAGACCCCCGAGCCTGTGAAGAGCGAGCCTGCCCCGGAGATCATCCCCCCCAGCAGGGCCGTCTCCgcgcctgccccctccctgcccctggaggtcccccccacccccctggccGACACTACCGCCCCTGCCCTCGCCAACCCCCCGCCCAGCAGCCAAGTCTCCGACGTCATGGATGCACCCCCACCCTGGgaaccctccccaacccccctgGACCCCTCGGTGCCAGcctaccctgcccccctcccaacccGCCTCTCCAAGACCCCcgtggtggaggtgaaggaggaggaggtgaaacaGCTCAAGCAGGAAGCAATGGCGTCCGCCAAGCCTGTCCGCCAAGCCCCGCCCTCCGCCCTGCCCTCCAGCACTAACGGGGTGCCCGCCCAGCCCAAGGAGGCGGAGCTGGCGGTGCTGTCCATCAGCatcccctccgccccccaggTGGAGGCTCCTCTAGAGTCGCCCATCGCCCAGCCGGAGGAGCTGCGTCTCCCTAAcggcctgcccctgcccctcccccaggacccGGAGCGCCCCTGCAGGGTCCTGACCGAGCGCCACGCCAGCCCCATCGCAGAGCCCCAGGTGGACCACACCGTGGATGCGCCGGTGGTTGCCGCGCCGGGGGTTGCCGCGCCCGTTGTTGCCGCGCCCGTTGTTGCCGCGCCCGTTGTTGCCGCGCCCGTGGCTGCCGCGCCCGTGGCAGCCGCGCCCGTGGCTGCCGCGCCCGTGGCAGCCGCGCCCGTGGCTGCCGCGCCCGTGGCTGCCGCGCCCGTGGCTGCCGCGCCCGTGGCTGCCGCGCCCGTGGCTGCCGCGCCCGTGGCTGCCGCGCCCGTGGCTGCCGCGCCCGTGGCTGCCGCGCCCGTGGCTGTCACGCCCGTGGCTGCCGCGCCCGTGGCTGTCGTGGTGGAGTCGACAGTCCCCCCAGTGTTGGTGGACACGGTGATCTCTGCTGTGCTGGAGACGGTGGCATTGGTGGACACGGTGAGCTCTGTGCTGGCGGCGCCCGAGGACCCCGAAACCACCGCCGctgtggctcctccccctgctgctgATGACAGGGAGGACACACCGCCACCACACATCCTCGCCCCCGCCGGGGACTCCTCTATGCAAG catCTGCTGTGTATGTgccaaagaagaagaggaagatgaaggAGCTGAACAAGAAGGAGACTGTAGGAGACCTCCTCGATGCCTTTACTGAG gACCAGGTGGTGGAGAGCCCGTCTGAGGTGGAGAaggccctgcccctccctgcctccgccCCTGAGGCAGAGGAGGCCAAGACCCCTGCCTCCGCTGCCCCACCTGCCGCTGACGAGGTGGACGAGacctgggaggagaaggaggacaagCTGGATGCTGAGAACATCAAACCCAAACAAGGAGAGCTGAAGTACCAGTACAAAGGGG agcACTGGAAACCCATCGACCCGGAAGATAAGAAGAGATATGACCGGGAGTTCCTGCTGCGCTTCCAGAATTGCACCGCCAGCCTCAGCAAGCCCGAAGGCCTTCCCCACATCAGTGATGTGGTCCTGGACAag gctaACAAGACCCCTCTGCGTCAGCTGGACCCCAGCCGCCTGCCAGGGATGAACTGCGGGCCCGACTTCACACCCTCCTTCCTGGGTAACCTGGGCCGGCCTGGCATGGGcggcggtggaggaggaggaggaagagggggaggtggaggagggggcagggggccg ccgtCTGGTATGGGCGGTCCACGGGGCTCCCACCAGGGCCAGAGGAAAGAGCCGCGCAAGATCATCACCAGCATGTCCCTCAACAACGACGTGCAGCTCAACAAGGCGGAGAAGGCCTGGAAGCCCGGCGTGAAGAAGGCGGCGGGCCGCGGCGGGCCCCCCGCGGACGAGGAGAACGACCCCGAGGAGCTGAAGACCCAGGAGCTGTTCAAGCGCGTGAGGAGCGTGCTCAACAAGCTCACGCCGCAGATGTTCCAGCAGCTGATGAAGCAGGTGCAGGAGATGACCATCGACACAGAGGACAGGCTGAAGGGGGTCATCGACCTCATCTTCGAGAAGGCCATCTCGGAGCCCAACTTCTCCGTGGCGTACGCCAACATGTGCCGCTGCCTTATGGGG CTCAAAGTCCCCACCACCGACAAGCCAGGAACCACTGTGAACTTCCGCAAGCTCCTCCTCAACCGCTGCCAGAAGGAGTTTGAGAAGGACCAGGACGACGACGAGATCTTCGAGAAGAAGCAGCAGGAGCTGGACGCCGCCGCCTCA GAGGAGAAGCAGCGTCTGAAGGCGGAGCTTGAGGAGGCCAAGGACAAGGCCCGGCGGCGCTCCCTGGGCAACATCAAATTCATCGGGGAGCTGTTCAAGCTGAAGATGCTGACAGAGGCCATCATGCATGACTGCATCGTCAAGCTGCTGAAGAACCATGACGAGGAGTCTCTGGAGTGCCTCAGCAGGCTGCTGTCCACCATCGGCAAGGACCTGGACTTCGAGAAGGCcaag cctcGTATGGACCAGTACTTCAACCAGATGGAGAAGATCATCAAGGAGAAGAAGACCTCGTCTAGGATCCGCTTCATGCTGCAGGACCTGCTGGATCTCCGACGG aacACCTGGGTTCCCCGGAGGGGAGACCAGGGCCCCAAGACCATCGACCAGATCCACAAGGAGGCAGAGCAGGAGGAACACCGAGAGCAGATCAAGGTCCAGCAGCAGTTCTTCGCCAAGACTGAcaacagaggaggtggaggaggtggtggtggtggtggaggaggaggaggtggtggtggagggggaggaggagggagaggtgggcagGGGGGACGTGGGAGCCAACACACCCCCCGCGGCCGTGAGAACCAGCCTCAGGACGAGGGTTGGAACACGGTGCCCATCACCACCAAGAACCGACCCATCGACACCTCCCGGCTCAGCAAGATCACCAAG CCTGGAGCTCTGGACTTCAACAACCAGCTCCTGGCCCCTGGGGGCAAGGGCATGTGGGGCAGCTGGGGCAAGGGAAGCAGTGGAGGCACGGGGGCCAAACCAGCCGGGGAACCag TGCCTGGtggtcaggagtcaggtggtcGCCCTGCAGCCAGTAACAGGTTCTCGGCCCTGCAGCAGGCCGCCTCCTCCGGACTCTCATCCGACGCTGACAGAAGAGTACCTCAGAG GAACAGCTCCAGCCGCGAGCGCTACGACCGGGCGCCCGAGCGCCTGGACCGCGGCTACGACCGGCGCGACGACCGCGGCGAGCGGGACAGGAACCGTCCTCAGGTCACCAAGCGCAGCTTCAGCCGGGAGACGGAGGGCCGCAGTGGCGACCGGGAGCAGCGTggcggagggggcggggctgacCCTGTCCGCCGCGTGGCCAGCATGACGGACGAGCGAGGCAGCAGAGAGCGTGCCCGCAGCAAAGAGAGCG tgaagagagagagcacccccacccctcctcctgcccagaCCAAGCCTGCCTTGAGCGAAGAGGAGCTGGACAAGAAGTCCACAGCCATCATCGAGGAGTACCTCCACATCAACGACATGaag GAGGCGCTGCAGTGTGTGCAGGAGATGAACAGCGGCCAgctgctgtttgtgtttgtgcggaACGGCATCGAGTCGACCCTGGAGCGTAGCCCCCTCGTCAGAGAGCACATGGGCCTCCTGCTGCACCAGCTCATCAAGGCTGGAGCCCTCACCTCCCAGCAGTACTACaaagg ACTTGTGGAGATCCTGGAGGTGGCCGAGGACATGGCCATAGACATCCCCCACATCTGGCTGTACCTGGCTGAACTCATCACCCCCATGCTGCACGAAGGAGGCATCCCTATGGGACCGCTCTTCAG GGAGCTGGCCAAGTCTCTCACTCCCCAGGGCATGGCTGGAGGTCTGCTGGTCCAAATCCTCCAGCTTCTCTGTAAAGCAATG agccATAAGAAGGTGGGCGCCATGTGGAGGGAGGCGGGACTTAACTGGAAGGACTTCCTGCCGGAAGACGAGGACGTCAACAAATTTGTTACAGACATG GATGTAGAGTTCACcctgggtgaggaggtggagaggagcagCCTGAAGGGGCTGAGCCTGGAGGAGTTGGCCGTGCAGCTGGACAGACTGATCCAGGACCGGGCGGACAACCAGCGCATCTTCGACTGGGTTGAG GCTAACCTGGATGATCAGCAGCTCTCCTCCAACGTGATCGTGAGAGCTCTTATGACCTCGGTCTGCCAGTCGGCCATCATCT GTGAGACCCCGTACAAGGTGGACGCGGCCCAGCTGGGCCAGAGGGCCAAGCTGCTGCAGAAGTACCTGAGTGACGAGCAGAAGGAGCTGCAGGCTCTGTACGCCCTGCAGGCCCTCCTGGTGGAGATGGAGCAACCTGCCA actTGCTGCGTATGTTCTTTGACACGCTGTATGATGAGGACGTGATCAAAGAGGAGGCCTTCTACAAGTGGGAGTCCAGCAAGGACCCAGCAGAGCAGCAGGGCAAGGGCGTGGCCCTCAAGTCTGTAACCGCCTTCTTCACCTGGCTCCGTGAGGCAGAGGACGAATCAGACAACAGCTAG
- the LOC134028670 gene encoding eukaryotic translation initiation factor 4 gamma 1-like isoform X6, producing the protein MNKAPQPITGPPHPTPSPGLSQPPFPPGQPPSVVFASPPPQMNPTPQPRQFAPGPRALHQQPYYGSRPNAPRGVPPPSSAPRQVAPTHVYQTAGSPMMMIPQQQIPFAPTPQGPAYFIPGGQYRSTYVAAAQQYPVQPGTPGFYPGTSPAECGTYAGAYYPAQPQFTPPVAPPPVIMNPAPQQQQAPPPQPMQSKRERKQIRIRDPNQGGRDITEEIMSGGRTGSTPTPPHVFDDPAQIPDDSVLTQANGESAAPAPVVIRPDDRGVPTPPPPSKTPEPVKSEPAPEIIPPSRAVSAPAPSLPLEVPPTPLADTTAPALANPPPSSQVSDVMDAPPPWEPSPTPLDPSVPAYPAPLPTRLSKTPVVEVKEEEVKQLKQEAMASAKPVRQAPPSALPSSTNGVPAQPKEAELAVLSISIPSAPQVEAPLESPIAQPEELRLPNGLPLPLPQDPERPCRVLTERHASPIAEPQVDHTVDAPVVAAPGVAAPVVAAPVVAAPVVAAPVAAAPVAAAPVAAAPVAAAPVAAAPVAAAPVAAAPVAAAPVAAAPVAAAPVAAAPVAAAPVAVTPVAAAPVAVVVESTVPPVLVDTVISAVLETVALVDTVSSVLAAPEDPETTAAVAPPPAADDREDTPPPHILAPAGDSSMQASAVYVPKKKRKMKELNKKETVGDLLDAFTEDQVVESPSEVEKALPLPASAPEAEEAKTPASAAPPAADEVDETWEEKEDKLDAENIKPKQGELKYQYKGEHWKPIDPEDKKRYDREFLLRFQNCTASLSKPEGLPHISDVVLDKANKTPLRQLDPSRLPGMNCGPDFTPSFLGNLGRPGMGGGGGGGGRGGGGGGGRGPPSGMGGPRGSHQGQRKEPRKIITSMSLNNDVQLNKAEKAWKPGVKKAAGRGGPPADEENDPEELKTQELFKRVRSVLNKLTPQMFQQLMKQVQEMTIDTEDRLKGVIDLIFEKAISEPNFSVAYANMCRCLMGLKVPTTDKPGTTVNFRKLLLNRCQKEFEKDQDDDEIFEKKQQELDAAASEEKQRLKAELEEAKDKARRRSLGNIKFIGELFKLKMLTEAIMHDCIVKLLKNHDEESLECLSRLLSTIGKDLDFEKAKPRMDQYFNQMEKIIKEKKTSSRIRFMLQDLLDLRRNTWVPRRGDQGPKTIDQIHKEAEQEEHREQIKVQQQFFAKTDNRGGGGGGGGGGGGGGGGGGGGGGRGGQGGRGSQHTPRGRENQPQDEGWNTVPITTKNRPIDTSRLSKITKPGALDFNNQLLAPGGKGMWGSWGKGSSGGTGAKPAGEPVPGGQESGGRPAASNRFSALQQAASSGLSSDADRRVPQRNSSSRERYDRAPERLDRGYDRRDDRGERDRNRPQVTKRSFSRETEGRSGDREQRGGGGGADPVRRVASMTDERGSRERARSKESVKRESTPTPPPAQTKPALSEEELDKKSTAIIEEYLHINDMKEALQCVQEMNSGQLLFVFVRNGIESTLERSPLVREHMGLLLHQLIKAGALTSQQYYKGLVEILEVAEDMAIDIPHIWLYLAELITPMLHEGGIPMGPLFRELAKSLTPQGMAGGLLVQILQLLCKAMSHKKVGAMWREAGLNWKDFLPEDEDVNKFVTDMDVEFTLGEEVERSSLKGLSLEELAVQLDRLIQDRADNQRIFDWVEANLDDQQLSSNVIVRALMTSVCQSAIICETPYKVDAAQLGQRAKLLQKYLSDEQKELQALYALQALLVEMEQPANLLRMFFDTLYDEDVIKEEAFYKWESSKDPAEQQGKGVALKSVTAFFTWLREAEDESDNS; encoded by the exons ATGAATAAAGCACCACAGCCTATAAcgggacccccccaccccaccccatcccctgGACTCTCACAG ccccccttcccccctgggCAGCCCCCCTCTGTCGTGttcgcctccccgcctccacAAATGAACCCGACACCACAACCCAGACAG ttTGCCCCGGGGCCTCGTGCTTTGCACCAGCAG ccgtACTATGGCAGCAGGCCCAACGCCCCCCGCGGCgtgcccccccccagcagcgcACCGCGGCAGGTGGCGCCCACGCACGTGTACCAGACGGCGGGCTCCCCAATGATGATGATTCCCCAGCAGCAGATCCCCTTCGCCCCCACGCCCCAGGGCCCCGCCTACTTCATACCTGGAGGACAG TACCGCTCCACATACGTTGCTGCCGCCCAGCAGTACCCGGTGCAGCCCGGCACCCCAGGCTTCTACCCCGGCACCAGCCCAGCTGAATGTGGTACTTATG caggGGCATACTACCCGGCGCAGCCCCAGTTCACACCCCCCGTGGCCCCGCCTCCTGTCATCATGAACCCtgccccccagcagcagcaggccccGCCACCTCAGCCCATGCAGTCCAAAAGAGAACGCAAACAG atcAGAATACGTGACCCTAACCAGGGTGGTCGAGACATCACCGAGGAGATCATGTCAGGTGGTCGTACTGGCTCCACCCCGACACCACCGCACGTCTTTGACGACCCTGCCCag ATACCAGATGACTCGGTGCTAACCCAGGCCAACGGTGAGAGTGCAGCACCTGCGCCTGTGGTGATCAGACCAG ATGACAGAGGTGTCCCGACGCCCCCACCCCCGTCGAAGACCCCCGAGCCTGTGAAGAGCGAGCCTGCCCCGGAGATCATCCCCCCCAGCAGGGCCGTCTCCgcgcctgccccctccctgcccctggaggtcccccccacccccctggccGACACTACCGCCCCTGCCCTCGCCAACCCCCCGCCCAGCAGCCAAGTCTCCGACGTCATGGATGCACCCCCACCCTGGgaaccctccccaacccccctgGACCCCTCGGTGCCAGcctaccctgcccccctcccaacccGCCTCTCCAAGACCCCcgtggtggaggtgaaggaggaggaggtgaaacaGCTCAAGCAGGAAGCAATGGCGTCCGCCAAGCCTGTCCGCCAAGCCCCGCCCTCCGCCCTGCCCTCCAGCACTAACGGGGTGCCCGCCCAGCCCAAGGAGGCGGAGCTGGCGGTGCTGTCCATCAGCatcccctccgccccccaggTGGAGGCTCCTCTAGAGTCGCCCATCGCCCAGCCGGAGGAGCTGCGTCTCCCTAAcggcctgcccctgcccctcccccaggacccGGAGCGCCCCTGCAGGGTCCTGACCGAGCGCCACGCCAGCCCCATCGCAGAGCCCCAGGTGGACCACACCGTGGATGCGCCGGTGGTTGCCGCGCCGGGGGTTGCCGCGCCCGTTGTTGCCGCGCCCGTTGTTGCCGCGCCCGTTGTTGCCGCGCCCGTGGCTGCCGCGCCCGTGGCAGCCGCGCCCGTGGCTGCCGCGCCCGTGGCAGCCGCGCCCGTGGCTGCCGCGCCCGTGGCTGCCGCGCCCGTGGCTGCCGCGCCCGTGGCTGCCGCGCCCGTGGCTGCCGCGCCCGTGGCTGCCGCGCCCGTGGCTGCCGCGCCCGTGGCTGCCGCGCCCGTGGCTGTCACGCCCGTGGCTGCCGCGCCCGTGGCTGTCGTGGTGGAGTCGACAGTCCCCCCAGTGTTGGTGGACACGGTGATCTCTGCTGTGCTGGAGACGGTGGCATTGGTGGACACGGTGAGCTCTGTGCTGGCGGCGCCCGAGGACCCCGAAACCACCGCCGctgtggctcctccccctgctgctgATGACAGGGAGGACACACCGCCACCACACATCCTCGCCCCCGCCGGGGACTCCTCTATGCAAG catCTGCTGTGTATGTgccaaagaagaagaggaagatgaaggAGCTGAACAAGAAGGAGACTGTAGGAGACCTCCTCGATGCCTTTACTGAG gACCAGGTGGTGGAGAGCCCGTCTGAGGTGGAGAaggccctgcccctccctgcctccgccCCTGAGGCAGAGGAGGCCAAGACCCCTGCCTCCGCTGCCCCACCTGCCGCTGACGAGGTGGACGAGacctgggaggagaaggaggacaagCTGGATGCTGAGAACATCAAACCCAAACAAGGAGAGCTGAAGTACCAGTACAAAGGGG agcACTGGAAACCCATCGACCCGGAAGATAAGAAGAGATATGACCGGGAGTTCCTGCTGCGCTTCCAGAATTGCACCGCCAGCCTCAGCAAGCCCGAAGGCCTTCCCCACATCAGTGATGTGGTCCTGGACAag gctaACAAGACCCCTCTGCGTCAGCTGGACCCCAGCCGCCTGCCAGGGATGAACTGCGGGCCCGACTTCACACCCTCCTTCCTGGGTAACCTGGGCCGGCCTGGCATGGGcggcggtggaggaggaggaggaagagggggaggtggaggagggggcagggggccg ccgtCTGGTATGGGCGGTCCACGGGGCTCCCACCAGGGCCAGAGGAAAGAGCCGCGCAAGATCATCACCAGCATGTCCCTCAACAACGACGTGCAGCTCAACAAGGCGGAGAAGGCCTGGAAGCCCGGCGTGAAGAAGGCGGCGGGCCGCGGCGGGCCCCCCGCGGACGAGGAGAACGACCCCGAGGAGCTGAAGACCCAGGAGCTGTTCAAGCGCGTGAGGAGCGTGCTCAACAAGCTCACGCCGCAGATGTTCCAGCAGCTGATGAAGCAGGTGCAGGAGATGACCATCGACACAGAGGACAGGCTGAAGGGGGTCATCGACCTCATCTTCGAGAAGGCCATCTCGGAGCCCAACTTCTCCGTGGCGTACGCCAACATGTGCCGCTGCCTTATGGGG CTCAAAGTCCCCACCACCGACAAGCCAGGAACCACTGTGAACTTCCGCAAGCTCCTCCTCAACCGCTGCCAGAAGGAGTTTGAGAAGGACCAGGACGACGACGAGATCTTCGAGAAGAAGCAGCAGGAGCTGGACGCCGCCGCCTCA GAGGAGAAGCAGCGTCTGAAGGCGGAGCTTGAGGAGGCCAAGGACAAGGCCCGGCGGCGCTCCCTGGGCAACATCAAATTCATCGGGGAGCTGTTCAAGCTGAAGATGCTGACAGAGGCCATCATGCATGACTGCATCGTCAAGCTGCTGAAGAACCATGACGAGGAGTCTCTGGAGTGCCTCAGCAGGCTGCTGTCCACCATCGGCAAGGACCTGGACTTCGAGAAGGCcaag cctcGTATGGACCAGTACTTCAACCAGATGGAGAAGATCATCAAGGAGAAGAAGACCTCGTCTAGGATCCGCTTCATGCTGCAGGACCTGCTGGATCTCCGACGG aacACCTGGGTTCCCCGGAGGGGAGACCAGGGCCCCAAGACCATCGACCAGATCCACAAGGAGGCAGAGCAGGAGGAACACCGAGAGCAGATCAAGGTCCAGCAGCAGTTCTTCGCCAAGACTGAcaacagaggaggtggaggaggtggtggtggtggtggaggaggaggaggtggtggtggagggggaggaggagggagaggtgggcagGGGGGACGTGGGAGCCAACACACCCCCCGCGGCCGTGAGAACCAGCCTCAGGACGAGGGTTGGAACACGGTGCCCATCACCACCAAGAACCGACCCATCGACACCTCCCGGCTCAGCAAGATCACCAAG CCTGGAGCTCTGGACTTCAACAACCAGCTCCTGGCCCCTGGGGGCAAGGGCATGTGGGGCAGCTGGGGCAAGGGAAGCAGTGGAGGCACGGGGGCCAAACCAGCCGGGGAACCag TGCCTGGtggtcaggagtcaggtggtcGCCCTGCAGCCAGTAACAGGTTCTCGGCCCTGCAGCAGGCCGCCTCCTCCGGACTCTCATCCGACGCTGACAGAAGAGTACCTCAGAG GAACAGCTCCAGCCGCGAGCGCTACGACCGGGCGCCCGAGCGCCTGGACCGCGGCTACGACCGGCGCGACGACCGCGGCGAGCGGGACAGGAACCGTCCTCAGGTCACCAAGCGCAGCTTCAGCCGGGAGACGGAGGGCCGCAGTGGCGACCGGGAGCAGCGTggcggagggggcggggctgacCCTGTCCGCCGCGTGGCCAGCATGACGGACGAGCGAGGCAGCAGAGAGCGTGCCCGCAGCAAAGAGAGCG tgaagagagagagcacccccacccctcctcctgcccagaCCAAGCCTGCCTTGAGCGAAGAGGAGCTGGACAAGAAGTCCACAGCCATCATCGAGGAGTACCTCCACATCAACGACATGaag GAGGCGCTGCAGTGTGTGCAGGAGATGAACAGCGGCCAgctgctgtttgtgtttgtgcggaACGGCATCGAGTCGACCCTGGAGCGTAGCCCCCTCGTCAGAGAGCACATGGGCCTCCTGCTGCACCAGCTCATCAAGGCTGGAGCCCTCACCTCCCAGCAGTACTACaaagg ACTTGTGGAGATCCTGGAGGTGGCCGAGGACATGGCCATAGACATCCCCCACATCTGGCTGTACCTGGCTGAACTCATCACCCCCATGCTGCACGAAGGAGGCATCCCTATGGGACCGCTCTTCAG GGAGCTGGCCAAGTCTCTCACTCCCCAGGGCATGGCTGGAGGTCTGCTGGTCCAAATCCTCCAGCTTCTCTGTAAAGCAATG agccATAAGAAGGTGGGCGCCATGTGGAGGGAGGCGGGACTTAACTGGAAGGACTTCCTGCCGGAAGACGAGGACGTCAACAAATTTGTTACAGACATG GATGTAGAGTTCACcctgggtgaggaggtggagaggagcagCCTGAAGGGGCTGAGCCTGGAGGAGTTGGCCGTGCAGCTGGACAGACTGATCCAGGACCGGGCGGACAACCAGCGCATCTTCGACTGGGTTGAG GCTAACCTGGATGATCAGCAGCTCTCCTCCAACGTGATCGTGAGAGCTCTTATGACCTCGGTCTGCCAGTCGGCCATCATCT GTGAGACCCCGTACAAGGTGGACGCGGCCCAGCTGGGCCAGAGGGCCAAGCTGCTGCAGAAGTACCTGAGTGACGAGCAGAAGGAGCTGCAGGCTCTGTACGCCCTGCAGGCCCTCCTGGTGGAGATGGAGCAACCTGCCA actTGCTGCGTATGTTCTTTGACACGCTGTATGATGAGGACGTGATCAAAGAGGAGGCCTTCTACAAGTGGGAGTCCAGCAAGGACCCAGCAGAGCAGCAGGGCAAGGGCGTGGCCCTCAAGTCTGTAACCGCCTTCTTCACCTGGCTCCGTGAGGCAGAGGACGAATCAGACAACAGCTAG